Proteins encoded together in one Nostoc sp. PCC 7524 window:
- a CDS encoding universal stress protein, whose amino-acid sequence MLKKILVALDRSETGQQVFEQALTLAKATQASLMLLHVLSPEEDGSPNIPMVSTYDYYPGLSGQSFEVYQKQWDRFKDEGLKMLQSLSAKANTVEVSTEFQQILGSPGRTICKLATTWNADLIVMGHRGLAGFKELFLGSVSNYVLHHAPCSVHIVHCPDTAKATDTQKRVEGVGV is encoded by the coding sequence ATGCTGAAAAAAATTTTAGTTGCATTGGATCGCTCGGAAACAGGACAACAAGTTTTTGAACAAGCATTAACTTTAGCCAAGGCAACACAAGCCAGTTTAATGTTGTTACACGTTTTGTCACCAGAAGAAGACGGTAGTCCTAACATCCCTATGGTATCCACTTATGACTACTATCCGGGATTAAGTGGTCAAAGCTTTGAAGTATATCAAAAACAATGGGATCGCTTTAAAGATGAAGGATTGAAGATGTTGCAATCCTTGAGTGCTAAAGCTAACACCGTAGAGGTATCTACGGAATTTCAACAAATTCTAGGTAGTCCTGGACGCACAATTTGTAAATTAGCGACTACGTGGAACGCTGATTTAATCGTCATGGGACACAGGGGTTTAGCTGGGTTTAAAGAACTATTCCTGGGTAGTGTAAGTAACTACGTCCTTCACCATGCGCCCTGTTCAGTTCACATAGTCCATTGTCCAGATACAGCGAAAGCAACGGATACGCAAAAACGTGTAGAGGGTGTGGGGGTGTAG
- the hoxE gene encoding bidirectional hydrogenase complex protein HoxE codes for MTATSPPHHAHPSGDKRLKMLDATIKRHQYQQDALIEILHKAQELFGYLENDLLLYIAHNLKLPPSRVYGVATFYHLFSLAPQGTHSCVVCTGTACYVKGAPAILANLEKSTQIHAGETTADGQLSLLTARCLGACGIAPAVVFDGTVLGHQTPESVCDRVEGWLKHGTD; via the coding sequence GTGACAGCAACTTCACCACCACATCATGCTCATCCCAGTGGGGATAAACGCTTGAAGATGCTAGATGCAACTATCAAGCGTCATCAATATCAACAAGATGCACTGATTGAAATTCTCCATAAAGCTCAAGAACTGTTTGGCTACCTGGAAAATGATTTACTGCTGTATATCGCCCATAACCTGAAACTGCCACCTAGTCGGGTTTATGGGGTGGCAACTTTCTATCATTTGTTTTCTTTAGCACCACAAGGTACTCATAGTTGTGTGGTGTGTACAGGTACAGCTTGTTACGTAAAAGGCGCACCAGCAATTTTGGCAAATTTGGAAAAATCTACGCAAATTCACGCTGGTGAAACTACTGCTGACGGTCAATTATCACTACTCACAGCTCGTTGTTTAGGTGCTTGTGGAATTGCCCCGGCGGTGGTGTTTGATGGCACAGTGTTAGGCCATCAAACCCCGGAATCTGTTTGCGATCGCGTGGAAGGATGGCTCAAACATGGAACTGACTGA
- a CDS encoding NuoF family protein, protein MELTELLEIARQERSQTKPIQIRCCTAAGCLSANSQAVKEKLEESAKAEGLEKEVQVSGVGCMRLCCQGPLVEVEKMGTEKDTLYEKVTPEDAPAIIDTLKGQESTLSVVNLDQPFFTSQKPIVLENSGKVDPDRIQSYIATGGYQALYHVLREMTSAEVVDTISRSGLRGRGGAGYPTGLKWATVAKAQGERKFVICNADEGDPGAFMDRSVLESDPHRVLEGMAIAAYAVGASQGYIYVRAEYPTAIKRLQTAIHQAQRLGILGSQIFESPFDFKIDIRIGAGAYVCGEETALMASIEGKRGLPSPRPPYPAESGLWGHPTLINNVETFANIAPIIRKSADWFASIGTAKSKGTKVFALAGKIRNTGLIEVPMGTSLRQIVEEMGGGIPDDGIAKAVQTGGPSGGCIPASAFDTPVDYESLTSLGSMMGSGGMIVMDQTTNMVDVARFFMEFCMDESCGKCIPCRVGTVQLHGLLTKISEGKASHADLQLLEELCDMVKHTSLCGLGQSAPNPVFSTLRYFHDEYLALVKE, encoded by the coding sequence ATGGAACTGACTGAACTATTAGAAATCGCTCGCCAAGAACGTTCCCAAACTAAACCAATCCAAATTCGTTGTTGTACGGCGGCTGGGTGTCTTTCTGCTAACTCGCAAGCGGTTAAGGAAAAATTAGAAGAGTCCGCCAAAGCAGAGGGTTTGGAGAAAGAAGTACAAGTCTCTGGCGTGGGCTGTATGCGCTTGTGCTGTCAGGGGCCTTTAGTGGAAGTTGAGAAAATGGGGACTGAGAAAGATACCCTGTATGAAAAAGTTACTCCTGAAGATGCACCTGCAATTATTGACACGCTCAAAGGACAAGAGTCAACGCTGTCGGTAGTGAACTTAGACCAACCATTTTTTACATCCCAAAAGCCGATTGTATTAGAAAACAGTGGTAAAGTTGACCCCGATCGCATTCAATCTTACATTGCCACTGGTGGTTATCAAGCTCTATACCATGTTCTCAGGGAGATGACATCGGCGGAAGTTGTAGACACAATTAGCCGCAGTGGTTTACGGGGACGTGGTGGTGCTGGTTATCCCACGGGTTTGAAATGGGCAACGGTAGCTAAAGCTCAGGGAGAGCGCAAATTTGTTATCTGTAACGCCGATGAAGGTGATCCCGGCGCATTCATGGATCGGAGTGTGTTGGAAAGTGATCCCCATCGGGTGTTAGAGGGAATGGCGATCGCAGCCTATGCTGTGGGTGCAAGTCAAGGTTATATCTATGTCCGAGCAGAATATCCCACCGCCATTAAACGCTTACAAACTGCCATTCATCAAGCCCAACGCCTCGGTATTTTAGGTAGTCAAATTTTCGAGTCTCCCTTTGATTTCAAAATCGATATCCGCATTGGTGCAGGAGCTTATGTTTGCGGTGAAGAAACGGCTTTAATGGCTTCTATCGAAGGTAAACGCGGCTTACCTAGTCCCCGTCCCCCCTATCCGGCGGAATCTGGTTTATGGGGACATCCCACCTTAATTAACAATGTGGAAACCTTTGCTAATATTGCACCCATTATCCGTAAAAGTGCGGACTGGTTCGCTAGTATCGGTACTGCCAAAAGCAAAGGGACAAAAGTATTTGCGCTAGCAGGCAAAATCCGCAACACAGGTTTAATAGAGGTGCCAATGGGTACTTCCTTAAGGCAAATAGTAGAAGAAATGGGTGGCGGTATTCCCGATGATGGTATTGCTAAAGCAGTACAAACAGGTGGCCCCTCTGGGGGATGTATTCCCGCCTCCGCCTTTGATACTCCTGTAGACTATGAATCCTTAACCAGCCTGGGTTCGATGATGGGTTCTGGTGGGATGATCGTTATGGATCAAACTACCAACATGGTAGATGTTGCCCGCTTCTTCATGGAATTTTGCATGGATGAATCCTGCGGTAAGTGCATTCCGTGCCGGGTAGGAACTGTGCAGTTACATGGATTATTAACCAAAATTAGCGAAGGTAAAGCATCACACGCGGATTTACAACTCCTAGAAGAACTATGCGACATGGTGAAGCACACCAGCTTATGCGGTTTAGGCCAGTCTGCGCCCAATCCTGTCTTTAGTACCCTGCGGTACTTTCATGATGAGTATTTGGCTTTAGTTAAGGAGTAG
- the hoxU gene encoding bidirectional hydrogenase complex protein HoxU, whose translation MTVKTLTIDGQMVSAREEETVLQAAQAAGIHIPTLCHLEGVGDVGACRLCLVEIAGMNKLLPACVTKVTEGMEVTTKSDRLQNYRRTIVEMLFAEGNHICSVCVANGNCELQDLAIEMGMDHVRLAYHFPDRKVDLSHDRYGVDHNRCVLCTRCIRVCDEIEGAHTWDMAGRGTKSHVITDLSQPWGTSQTCTSCGKCVSACPTGALFYQGSSVGEMKRDRAKLDFLVTAREKQQWNL comes from the coding sequence ATGACCGTAAAAACACTAACAATCGATGGTCAGATGGTCAGCGCCCGTGAGGAAGAAACGGTATTACAGGCGGCGCAAGCAGCTGGGATTCATATTCCTACACTGTGCCATTTAGAAGGTGTGGGAGATGTGGGTGCTTGTCGGCTGTGCTTGGTAGAAATTGCTGGCATGAATAAATTACTTCCGGCTTGCGTGACCAAAGTTACCGAAGGGATGGAAGTGACTACTAAGAGCGATCGCCTGCAAAATTACCGCCGCACCATCGTAGAAATGTTGTTTGCCGAAGGAAATCACATCTGCTCGGTGTGTGTTGCTAACGGTAACTGTGAACTGCAAGACTTAGCCATTGAAATGGGTATGGATCACGTACGTTTAGCCTACCATTTCCCCGATCGCAAAGTTGATTTATCTCACGATCGCTACGGCGTAGACCATAACCGTTGTGTTCTTTGTACGCGTTGCATCCGTGTATGTGACGAAATTGAAGGCGCACATACCTGGGATATGGCAGGGAGGGGAACAAAATCCCACGTCATCACCGACTTAAGCCAACCTTGGGGAACCTCCCAAACTTGTACCTCCTGCGGCAAATGCGTCAGTGCTTGCCCCACAGGTGCATTATTTTACCAAGGTTCCAGCGTCGGCGAAATGAAACGCGATCGCGCCAAACTTGATTTTTTAGTTACCGCACGGGAAAAACAGCAATGGAATCTTTAG
- a CDS encoding DUF3122 domain-containing protein, translating to MTKIRRKPKQYNRNSKIPHLFSMCLSPTSLKSLFWWLLLLGILTIFMFLGLGSLYTETVIAAVEPQETATAELLYRSQTRLDDQSGKVWQVVLFKQVYPGEGETLNLRLVGFPGSAELIHPQPLKITTATGKVFSAADVFLNEAPAPTIGQYDLKAILPTLPTEPLVLSIPQPGDRSINISVPLRVVQEWQSLGSRE from the coding sequence ATGACGAAAATCAGACGAAAACCGAAACAGTACAACAGGAACAGCAAAATTCCGCACCTGTTTTCTATGTGTCTGTCTCCGACTTCTTTAAAAAGTCTATTTTGGTGGCTACTCTTGTTGGGGATTCTGACGATTTTTATGTTCCTGGGTTTAGGAAGTCTCTATACAGAAACAGTCATTGCAGCTGTCGAGCCACAAGAAACAGCCACAGCAGAACTTCTTTATCGCTCACAGACAAGATTAGATGATCAATCAGGAAAGGTTTGGCAAGTTGTCCTGTTTAAGCAAGTGTATCCCGGTGAAGGAGAAACTTTAAATCTGCGGTTGGTAGGGTTTCCCGGTTCCGCCGAACTCATCCATCCCCAACCCTTAAAAATTACCACCGCGACAGGCAAAGTCTTCTCTGCTGCTGATGTGTTCTTAAATGAAGCACCAGCACCAACCATCGGGCAGTATGACTTAAAAGCTATCTTGCCAACTTTACCAACAGAACCTCTAGTCTTGAGCATACCCCAACCCGGCGATCGCTCCATCAATATCTCTGTACCCCTGCGTGTTGTCCAAGAATGGCAAAGTCTGGGGAGTAGGGAGTAG
- a CDS encoding coenzyme F420-reducing hydrogenase subunit gamma — MSRLKLATVWLGGCSGCHMSFLDLDEWLIDLAAQTDVVFSPFADIKKYPEGVDVVLVEGAIANEEHLQTIQIVRERSKILISFGDCAVTGNVTALRNPVGNAETVLQRSYIQTADLYPQIPQEPGIVPPLLDRVTPVHTVVPVDIYLPGCPPSATRIRAVLEPLLRGEKPHLEGREFIKFG; from the coding sequence ATGTCTCGCTTGAAATTAGCAACAGTATGGTTAGGTGGCTGTTCTGGCTGTCATATGTCCTTTCTAGATTTGGACGAATGGCTGATTGATTTAGCCGCACAGACAGATGTAGTTTTTAGTCCCTTTGCTGATATTAAAAAATATCCAGAGGGTGTAGACGTGGTATTGGTAGAAGGTGCGATCGCTAATGAAGAACACTTGCAAACCATCCAGATTGTCAGGGAGCGTTCTAAAATCTTAATTTCCTTTGGTGACTGTGCTGTAACTGGTAATGTGACAGCTTTACGCAATCCTGTAGGTAATGCGGAAACAGTCCTACAACGTTCTTACATCCAAACAGCTGATCTTTATCCTCAGATTCCCCAAGAACCAGGTATTGTCCCCCCATTACTAGATCGGGTAACACCTGTACATACTGTAGTACCAGTTGACATTTATTTACCCGGCTGTCCCCCCTCAGCCACACGCATCCGCGCCGTTTTAGAGCCATTATTACGAGGAGAAAAACCACACTTAGAAGGACGTGAATTTATCAAGTTTGGGTAA
- a CDS encoding CP12 domain-containing protein translates to MLTAADVMTKDVATIRSSATVAEAVNLMRARDWRALIVDRRHEQDAYGIISESDIVYKVIAYGKDPGKVRVYEIMTKPCISVNPNLGIEYVARLFADYNLHRAPVIQGELLGIISLTDILAQSKFLELPRTVVLEQELQDEIQKARAICAQKGVRSEECAAAWDVVEELQSEIAHQRAERISKTAFDEYCDEYPEALEARLYEC, encoded by the coding sequence ATGTTAACAGCAGCAGACGTGATGACAAAAGATGTGGCGACTATTCGCAGTTCCGCCACTGTAGCCGAAGCAGTAAATTTGATGCGTGCTAGAGACTGGCGAGCCTTAATTGTAGATCGTCGCCATGAACAAGACGCTTACGGCATTATTAGCGAGAGCGACATTGTATATAAAGTTATTGCTTATGGTAAAGACCCTGGTAAAGTCAGAGTCTACGAAATCATGACCAAGCCTTGCATCTCAGTCAATCCCAACCTAGGTATAGAATACGTAGCTCGATTATTTGCTGACTATAATTTACACAGAGCGCCTGTAATCCAAGGGGAGTTATTGGGTATCATTTCCCTCACAGACATTTTGGCTCAAAGCAAATTCCTAGAACTACCTCGAACAGTTGTATTAGAGCAAGAATTACAAGACGAAATTCAAAAAGCCCGTGCTATTTGCGCCCAAAAAGGTGTTCGTTCCGAAGAATGCGCCGCCGCTTGGGATGTTGTCGAAGAACTGCAATCAGAAATCGCCCACCAAAGAGCCGAGAGAATTAGCAAAACCGCCTTTGATGAATATTGCGACGAATACCCCGAAGCACTAGAAGCAAGACTTTATGAGTGCTGA
- a CDS encoding Ni/Fe hydrogenase subunit alpha — translation MSTRIIIAPVTRIEGHAKISIYLDDTGQVSDARFHVTEFRGFEKFCEGRPLWEMPGITARVCGICPVSHLLASAKAGDRILSVTIPKAASKLRRLMNWGQIIQSHALSFFHLTAPDLLLGMDSDPEKRNVFGLIAAEPELARGGIRLRQFGQEIIELLGGAKIHPAWAVPGGVREPLTPEARTHIQQRIPEARATIINALGVFKQLLADYQREVQTFGNFPSLFMGLVTPDGLWETYDGYIRFVDSGGNIIADKLDPTRYQEFIGEAVQPDSYLKSPYYRPLGYPDSDGRCRLDSGMYRVGPLARLNVCSAIGTPLADQELREFRQLAQGAVTSSFFYHYARLIEILACIESVEILLDDPDLLSNRLRAEAGVNQLEGVGVSEAPRGTLFHHYQVDENGLLQKVNLVIATGQNNLAMNRTVAQIARHFIQGSEIPEGMLNRVEAGIRAFDPCLSCSTHAVGQMPLQIQLVAADGSVVDQVYRQ, via the coding sequence ATGTCCACAAGAATTATCATCGCTCCCGTTACCCGCATTGAGGGACACGCCAAAATTAGTATCTACCTGGACGATACTGGACAAGTTAGCGATGCTCGGTTTCATGTCACCGAATTTCGAGGATTTGAAAAGTTTTGTGAAGGTCGTCCTCTGTGGGAAATGCCCGGAATTACGGCGCGTGTCTGTGGTATTTGTCCAGTGAGCCACTTGTTGGCTTCAGCGAAAGCAGGCGATCGCATCTTATCTGTTACCATACCAAAGGCCGCCTCTAAACTGCGTCGGCTGATGAATTGGGGGCAAATTATTCAATCCCATGCTTTGAGTTTCTTTCACCTCACCGCCCCAGATTTATTGCTGGGAATGGATAGCGATCCCGAAAAACGTAATGTTTTTGGCTTAATCGCTGCCGAACCAGAGTTAGCCCGTGGTGGTATTCGTTTGCGCCAATTTGGGCAAGAAATTATTGAATTATTGGGAGGTGCGAAAATTCACCCGGCTTGGGCTGTTCCTGGGGGAGTGAGAGAACCCCTCACACCAGAAGCACGTACCCACATTCAGCAACGGATTCCAGAAGCACGCGCCACTATCATTAATGCTTTGGGTGTATTTAAGCAGTTACTCGCAGATTATCAAAGAGAAGTCCAAACCTTTGGTAATTTCCCTAGCTTGTTTATGGGTTTAGTTACCCCTGATGGTTTATGGGAAACTTACGATGGCTATATTCGCTTTGTTGATAGTGGCGGTAATATTATTGCCGATAAACTTGATCCTACCCGCTATCAAGAGTTTATTGGGGAAGCAGTGCAACCGGATTCTTACTTAAAATCACCCTATTATCGCCCCTTGGGATATCCAGACAGTGACGGACGTTGCCGTTTAGATAGTGGGATGTATCGAGTCGGGCCGCTAGCACGTTTAAATGTTTGTAGTGCGATCGGTACACCTTTAGCTGATCAAGAATTACGGGAATTTCGTCAACTAGCTCAAGGTGCTGTAACATCATCATTCTTCTATCACTATGCCCGCTTAATTGAAATTCTCGCCTGTATTGAATCTGTGGAAATCTTATTAGATGACCCTGATTTACTATCAAATCGATTGCGTGCAGAAGCAGGAGTGAATCAATTAGAAGGTGTTGGGGTGAGTGAAGCACCACGAGGTACATTATTCCATCATTATCAAGTTGATGAAAATGGCTTATTGCAAAAAGTCAATTTAGTGATTGCCACTGGTCAAAATAACCTAGCGATGAATCGCACCGTTGCCCAAATTGCCAGACATTTTATTCAAGGGTCAGAAATTCCAGAAGGAATGCTCAATCGTGTTGAAGCTGGAATTCGTGCTTTTGACCCCTGTTTAAGTTGTTCAACTCATGCCGTCGGACAAATGCCATTGCAAATTCAATTAGTCGCCGCCGATGGCAGTGTTGTTGATCAAGTTTACCGACAATAA
- a CDS encoding NACHT domain-containing protein, whose amino-acid sequence MQDLIAEILKVLLRSGRTLFAHGTPRIIIVLMLLAQYRSKFEQANSFIKIFEMWEPFILNNVYVPMEFLTGNSSENRQSSIEIVRDTKHLIVLGQPGTGKSTYLKYVGLESLRGREGNFGHRVIPVFVDVQRLKMPDNNIFNMIEKKFIDAQFLYPREFTQTALEQGNLLILIDGIDLIPERQESNEYNRQQGINHIQDFIDRYGQNRFILSCRTQYRHIYRNRFSSFKEREIANFNDRQIRDFICRWFNFPQNLDPIAGNNLWRLLQTTTNEKARNLARIPLYLAYICIQYQHLSPTDGNFLDDLDFTQAFQMWELSRSNSET is encoded by the coding sequence ATGCAAGACTTAATTGCTGAAATCTTGAAAGTTTTGTTACGTAGTGGAAGAACACTGTTTGCCCATGGTACACCTAGAATAATTATTGTATTGATGTTGCTTGCTCAATATCGAAGTAAATTTGAACAGGCTAACTCTTTCATCAAAATATTTGAAATGTGGGAGCCATTCATTCTGAATAATGTCTATGTGCCGATGGAGTTTTTAACTGGAAATTCTAGCGAAAATCGGCAATCAAGTATAGAAATTGTACGTGATACAAAACACCTCATTGTCCTTGGTCAACCTGGTACTGGAAAGTCCACATATTTAAAATATGTCGGACTAGAAAGTTTAAGAGGAAGAGAAGGTAATTTTGGACACAGAGTAATTCCGGTGTTTGTTGATGTACAGAGACTAAAAATGCCCGATAACAACATTTTCAATATGATTGAGAAAAAATTTATTGATGCCCAGTTTTTATATCCTAGGGAGTTCACACAAACAGCACTTGAACAAGGAAATTTACTTATATTAATTGATGGCATAGATTTGATTCCAGAGAGGCAAGAAAGCAATGAATATAATAGACAGCAAGGTATAAATCACATTCAAGATTTTATCGATAGGTACGGTCAAAACCGCTTTATTTTATCCTGCCGTACTCAGTATAGGCACATTTATCGAAATAGATTTTCTAGTTTTAAAGAAAGGGAAATAGCTAATTTTAACGATCGCCAAATTCGGGATTTTATTTGTCGGTGGTTTAATTTTCCGCAAAATTTAGACCCGATCGCAGGTAATAATCTCTGGAGATTGCTACAAACAACAACCAATGAAAAAGCTAGGAATTTGGCTAGGATTCCCTTATATCTTGCATACATATGTATTCAGTACCAGCATTTATCCCCTACAGATGGTAACTTTTTGGATGACTTAGACTTTACCCAAGCCTTCCAAATGTGGGAATTATCCAGAAGCAATTCTGAGACATAA
- a CDS encoding CocE/NonD family hydrolase — translation MLKVLPKQTASMYTRNGVRLDADIYRPDAVGKFPVLLMRQPYGRAIASTVVYAHPSWYAAHGYIVVIQDVRGRGTSDGEFKLFAHEITDGEDTINWAASLPGSNGKVGMYGFSYQGMTQLYAATAKPPALKTICPAMIGYDLYTDWAYEGGAFCLQTNLAWAIQLATETARLRGDQAAYQALFAASRNLPVNNPEILQKLAPESFYHDWVAHPEPDDYWQELSPKSYFHGVDLPMFHIGGWFDTYLRGTLHLYKDMVACASTPQNLLIGPWAHLPWGRRVGEADFGNTAASPVDQMQIRWFDQFLKGIDTGLLDESPVRLFEMGSNIWRDFPSLPTPNQKFYFLSTTGLASIREDAGILIPSPQCPMLNAQDILVHDPWRPVPSVGGHGTISAGVFERSHLDCRSDVLTYTTEPLTTDLHLIGDTFVEISCVADQPSYDLSAVLSQVYPDGKVYNITQGYLHCKDGINHITRKIQLQTTCVRIAQGNALRLSLSAACYPAYVMNSGNSSVLSSDSLLSSQIITLTISCGGEHSSQVLLPVISHS, via the coding sequence ATGCTCAAAGTCCTCCCCAAACAAACTGCCTCTATGTACACCCGCAATGGTGTGCGCCTAGATGCAGATATCTACCGTCCCGATGCAGTAGGCAAGTTTCCAGTATTATTAATGCGACAACCCTATGGTAGAGCGATCGCTTCTACTGTTGTCTATGCCCATCCGAGTTGGTACGCTGCCCACGGTTATATTGTCGTGATTCAAGATGTACGGGGGCGGGGGACTTCTGACGGCGAATTTAAATTATTTGCCCACGAAATTACTGATGGTGAAGATACAATCAATTGGGCTGCAAGTCTTCCTGGTAGTAATGGAAAAGTGGGAATGTATGGTTTTTCCTATCAGGGAATGACGCAATTATATGCAGCCACAGCTAAACCACCAGCCCTAAAAACCATCTGCCCAGCGATGATTGGCTATGATTTATACACAGATTGGGCTTATGAAGGTGGCGCATTTTGTTTGCAAACTAATTTAGCTTGGGCAATTCAATTAGCAACGGAAACAGCCCGTTTACGTGGTGATCAAGCAGCCTATCAAGCATTATTTGCTGCCTCTCGCAATTTACCTGTAAATAATCCCGAAATTCTTCAGAAACTCGCACCAGAATCGTTTTATCACGACTGGGTAGCCCATCCCGAACCTGATGACTACTGGCAAGAACTCTCACCCAAAAGCTATTTCCACGGCGTTGATTTGCCCATGTTTCATATCGGCGGATGGTTTGATACTTACCTGCGCGGTACGTTGCACTTATATAAAGATATGGTAGCCTGCGCCAGTACACCCCAAAATTTATTAATTGGCCCTTGGGCGCATCTACCTTGGGGGCGCAGAGTAGGCGAAGCTGATTTTGGTAACACAGCCGCTAGCCCCGTAGATCAAATGCAGATTCGCTGGTTTGATCAGTTTCTTAAAGGTATAGATACAGGTTTATTAGATGAGTCGCCGGTGCGCTTGTTTGAAATGGGTAGCAACATTTGGCGCGATTTTCCCAGCCTACCTACACCAAATCAGAAATTTTACTTCTTGTCAACCACGGGACTAGCCAGTATCCGAGAAGATGCTGGAATTCTAATACCCAGTCCCCAATGCCCCATGCTCAATGCCCAAGATATATTAGTCCATGACCCTTGGCGGCCAGTGCCATCTGTAGGTGGTCATGGGACAATATCGGCGGGTGTGTTTGAGCGATCGCATCTTGATTGTCGTTCCGATGTGTTAACTTACACCACTGAACCTTTAACTACAGATTTACATTTAATCGGGGATACTTTTGTAGAAATATCATGTGTTGCAGACCAACCCAGTTATGATTTATCTGCCGTACTATCGCAGGTATATCCTGATGGTAAAGTGTACAACATTACGCAAGGTTATCTACACTGCAAAGACGGAATTAACCACATCACTAGAAAAATTCAATTACAAACAACTTGTGTGCGAATTGCTCAAGGTAATGCTTTGCGTTTAAGTTTGAGTGCAGCTTGTTATCCAGCCTATGTTATGAACTCCGGGAATAGTTCAGTATTAAGTAGTGATAGTTTACTAAGTTCTCAAATAATTACCCTGACTATTAGTTGTGGTGGTGAACATAGTTCTCAGGTTTTGTTGCCAGTAATTAGTCATAGCTAA
- a CDS encoding phosphotransferase family protein — translation MLARLITDSKMPFLSAAIDPLQVEECFSRCLAIAQSFRVQKVEVIRHKVGRRCLIEYELIDASGQIMTLIGKVRAKGTDFHSYELQKSLWEQGFADDSADGISVPEPVGIIPEWQMWLQRKVAGAIATQLLGQKNGIFIARRIAEAAHKLHQTNIPPRRSHRMSDELRILHERIPLVIQQYPEWQERLERILEKCDHLGQNTPEPKRCGIHRDFYPDQVIINGSRLYLIDLDLYCEGNPALDIGNFLGHIQEYSLRTFGNSAALCDWENALTARFIQLTSDKFHAAIASYTILTLVRHIYISTQFSERRSFTPTLLQICEQRLKIILNL, via the coding sequence GTGTTAGCAAGGTTAATTACTGATTCTAAAATGCCTTTTTTGTCGGCGGCGATTGATCCGTTGCAGGTGGAGGAATGTTTTAGTAGGTGTTTGGCGATCGCTCAAAGTTTTCGTGTTCAAAAGGTGGAAGTTATTCGTCACAAAGTTGGGCGGCGTTGTTTGATTGAATATGAATTGATTGATGCTTCTGGGCAAATAATGACGCTAATTGGTAAAGTCCGCGCTAAGGGAACAGATTTTCATAGTTATGAGTTACAGAAATCTTTGTGGGAACAAGGATTTGCTGATGATAGTGCTGATGGTATTTCTGTACCTGAACCTGTAGGGATAATTCCTGAATGGCAAATGTGGTTACAGCGCAAAGTTGCAGGAGCGATCGCTACTCAACTTCTAGGGCAGAAAAACGGTATTTTCATCGCAAGACGCATTGCGGAAGCTGCCCATAAACTTCACCAAACTAATATTCCTCCCCGTCGTTCTCATAGGATGTCCGATGAACTGCGAATCTTACATGAGCGCATTCCTTTAGTCATACAACAATATCCAGAATGGCAAGAACGCTTAGAGCGCATATTAGAAAAATGTGATCATTTAGGACAAAATACACCAGAACCAAAACGCTGTGGTATTCACCGTGATTTTTATCCTGATCAAGTGATTATTAATGGTTCTCGTTTATATCTGATTGATTTAGATTTATATTGTGAAGGTAATCCGGCACTTGATATTGGTAACTTCCTCGGTCATATTCAAGAATATAGCCTTCGCACTTTTGGTAATTCAGCAGCATTATGCGATTGGGAAAATGCTCTAACTGCAAGATTTATTCAGCTGACAAGCGATAAATTTCACGCTGCCATTGCATCCTATACTATCCTAACTTTAGTACGACATATTTATATCAGTACCCAATTTTCAGAACGTCGTTCTTTTACCCCAACATTATTACAAATATGCGAACAGCGCCTCAAGATAATTCTTAATTTGTAA